From one Lycium ferocissimum isolate CSIRO_LF1 chromosome 5, AGI_CSIRO_Lferr_CH_V1, whole genome shotgun sequence genomic stretch:
- the LOC132058230 gene encoding uncharacterized protein LOC132058230, which translates to MADWGPVLIAVVLFVLLSPGLLFQLPGHGRVVEFGGMQTSCLAILVHAVIFFGLITILLIAVGVHVYAG; encoded by the coding sequence ATGGCTGATTGGGGACCAGTGTTAATAGCGGTGGTTCTGTTCGTGCTCTTATCGCCTGGGCTTCTGTTCCAATTACCTGGCCATGGAAGAGTGGTGGAGTTTGGTGGTATGCAAACCAGCTGCCTCGCCATTTTGGTACATGCTGTCATTTTCTTTGGCCTCATCACTATCTTACTCATTGCCGTTGGCGTTCATGTTTACGCCGGTTAA